A single Pseudomonas brassicacearum DNA region contains:
- a CDS encoding IS66 family transposase, whose protein sequence is MLKEPDRDPTSQSWMWVQVSGPPDRKVVLFDYTSSRAQDAVSLAGQLSRLRDDR, encoded by the coding sequence GTGTTGAAGGAGCCGGATCGCGATCCGACCAGTCAATCCTGGATGTGGGTGCAGGTCAGCGGCCCGCCCGATCGAAAAGTGGTGTTGTTCGACTACACCTCCAGCCGCGCGCAGGACGCCGTTTCGCTAGCTGGACAGTTATCGCGGCTACGTGATGACCGATGA